A stretch of Perognathus longimembris pacificus isolate PPM17 chromosome 1, ASM2315922v1, whole genome shotgun sequence DNA encodes these proteins:
- the Tob2 gene encoding protein Tob2 isoform X1 has product MQLEIKVALHFIISYLYNKLPRRRADLFGEELERLLKKKYEGHWYPDRPLKGSGFRCVHIGELVDPVVELAARRSGLAAEDVRANVPEELSVWIDPFEVSYQIGEKGAVKVLYVGDGPGGGGGGGEGGGAGGGGGAPEPDKEARSSFNPDAQVFVPIGSQSRSLTSSPSPPFGRSPSPTFLPRASQPLTFTTASFAATKFGSTKMKKGGAGGGASAGGGGVGGGAGGTQPAPPQPAPRAAAAAASAARSPPASPPKPQGLALSVHPLSLLAAGAAPQSQLSPNAKEFVYSGGRGGSSSPGLLFDGAAGGTGTGGGFDVAQVLGGGGGGGGNANSLFLEKTPFVEGLSYNLNSMQYPSQPFQPVVLAN; this is encoded by the coding sequence ATGCAGCTGGAGATCAAAGTGGCCCTGCACTTCATCATCTCCTACCTGTACAACAAGCTGCCCCGCCGCCGCGCCGACCTGTTCGGGGAGGAGCTCGAGCGCCTCCTGAAGAAGAAGTACGAGGGCCACTGGTACCCGGACCGGCCCCTCAAGGGCTCGGGCTTCCGCTGCGTGCACATCGGGGAGCTGGTGGACCCCGTGGTGGAGCTGGCGGCCCGGCGGAGCGGCCTGGCGGCCGAGGACGTGCGCGCCAACGTGCCCGAGGAGCTGAGCGTCTGGATCGACCCCTTCGAGGTGTCCTACCAGATCGGGGAGAAGGGCGCCGTCAAGGTGCTGTACGTGGGCGAcgggcccgggggcggcggcggcggcggggagggcggcggggccggcggcggcggcggggccccggAGCCGGACAAGGAGGCCCGCAGCAGCTTCAACCCCGACGCCCAGGTGTTCGTGCCCATCGGCAGCCAGAGCCGCTCCCTGACCAGCTCCCCGTCGCCGCCCTTCGGCCGCTCCCCGAGCCCCACCTTCCTGCCCCGCgcctcccagcccctcaccttcaCCACCGCCTCCTTCGCCGCCACCAAGTTCGGCTCCACCAAGATGAAgaagggcggggccgggggcggggcctccgccggagggggcggggtcgggggcggggccggcggcacGCAGCCCGCGCCGCCCCAGCCTgccccgcgcgccgccgccgccgccgcctccgcggcGCGCTCGCCCCCCGCCAGCCCGCCCAAGCCCCAGGGCCTCGCCCTGTCGGTGCACCCGCTGAGCCTCCTCGCGGCCGGCGCCGCCCCGCAGTCCCAGCTCTCGCCCAACGCCAAGGAGTTCGTCTacagcggcggccgcggcggctccTCCTCGCCCGGCCTCCTCTTCGACGGGGCGGCCGGCGGCACCGGCACCGGCGGCGGCTTCGACGTGGCCCAGGTGctcggaggcggcggcggcggcggcggcaacgCCAACAGCCTCTTCCTGGAGAAGACGCCCTTCGTGGAAGGCCTCAGCTACAACCTGAACAGCATGCAGTACCCCAGCCAGCCATTCCAGCCCGTGGTGCTGGCCAACTGA
- the Tef gene encoding thyrotroph embryonic factor isoform X1: MDAPEPVSGRGAKEARRGCGGALAQCRSRRQLRQVARLRPVSGGGRGRRGGRASRARGTMSDAGGGKKPPVEPQAGPGPGRSAGDRGLPGSFPLVLKKLMENPPREARLDKEKGKEKLEEDEVAAASTMAVSASLMPPIWDKTIPYDGESFHLEYMDLDEFLLENGIPASPTHLAQNLLLPVAELEGKESASSSAASPPSSSTAIFQSSETVSSTESSLEKERETPSPIDPNCVEVDVNFNPDPADLVLSSVPGGELFNPRKHKFAEEDLKPQPMIKKAKKVFVPDEQKDEKYWTRRKKNNVAAKRSRDARRLKENQITIRAAFLEKENTALRTEVAELRKEVGKCKTIVSKYETKYGPL, from the exons GTCGCTCGACTCCGGCCCGTctcggggggcgggcgggggaggcgaGGCGGGCGGGCGAGCCGGGCACGGGGCACGATGTCCGACGCGGGCGGCGGGAAGAAGCCGCCTGTGGAGCCGCAGGCGGGACCGGGCCCGGGGCGCTCAGCTGGGGATCGGGGCCTGCCAGGGTCCTTCCCTCTGGTCCTGAAGAAGCTGATGGAGAACCCCCCGCGCGAGGCGCGCCTGg ataaggaaaaggggaaggaaaagctggaagaggacgAGGTGGCCGCAGCCAGCACCATGGCTGTCTCGGCCTCCCTCATGCCACCCATCTGGGACAAGACTATCCCCTACGATGGCGAGTCTTTCCACCTGGAGTACATGGACCTGGACGAGTTCCTGCTGGAGAATGGCATCCCTGCCAGCCCCACCCACCTGGCCCAGAACCTGCTGCTGCCTGTGGCCGAGCTAGAGGGGAAGGAGTCGGCCAGCTCTTCCGCAGCCTCGCCGCCATCCTCCTCCACCGCCATCTTTCAGTCCTCTGAAACCGTGTCCAGCACAG AATCTTCcctggagaaggagagggagactcCCAGTCCCATTGACCCCAActgtgtggaggtggatgtgaaCTTCAATCCCGACCCTGCCGACCTGGTCCTCTCCAGCGTGCCCGGCGGGGAGCTCTTCAACCCTCGGAAGCACAAGTTTGCAGAGGAGGACCTGAAGCCTCAGCCCATGATCAAAAAGGCCAAGAAGGTCTTTGTCCCTGATGAACAGAAG GACGAGAAGTACTGGACGAGGCGCAAGAAGAACAACGTGGCGGCGAAGCGCTCGCGGGACGCCCGGCGCCTGAAGGAGAACCAGATCACCATCCGGGCGGCCTTCCTGGAGAAGGAGAACACGGCCCTGCGGACGGAGGTGGCCGAGCTGCGCAAGGAGGTGGGCAAGTGCAAGACCATCGTGTCCAAGTATGAGACCAAGTACGGGCCCTTGTAA
- the Tob2 gene encoding protein Tob2 isoform X2 → MQLEIKVALHFIISYLYNKLPRRRADLFGEELERLLKKKYEGHWYPDRPLKGSGFRCVHIGELVDPVVELAARRSGLAAEDVRANVPEELSVWIDPFEVSYQIGEKGAVKVLYVGDGPGGGGGGGEGGGAGGGGGAPEPDKEARSSFNPDAQVFVPIGSQSRSLTSSPSPPFGRSPSPTFLPRASQPLTFTTASFAATKFGSTKMKKGGAGGGASAGGGGVAPRAAAAAASAARSPPASPPKPQGLALSVHPLSLLAAGAAPQSQLSPNAKEFVYSGGRGGSSSPGLLFDGAAGGTGTGGGFDVAQVLGGGGGGGGNANSLFLEKTPFVEGLSYNLNSMQYPSQPFQPVVLAN, encoded by the exons ATGCAGCTGGAGATCAAAGTGGCCCTGCACTTCATCATCTCCTACCTGTACAACAAGCTGCCCCGCCGCCGCGCCGACCTGTTCGGGGAGGAGCTCGAGCGCCTCCTGAAGAAGAAGTACGAGGGCCACTGGTACCCGGACCGGCCCCTCAAGGGCTCGGGCTTCCGCTGCGTGCACATCGGGGAGCTGGTGGACCCCGTGGTGGAGCTGGCGGCCCGGCGGAGCGGCCTGGCGGCCGAGGACGTGCGCGCCAACGTGCCCGAGGAGCTGAGCGTCTGGATCGACCCCTTCGAGGTGTCCTACCAGATCGGGGAGAAGGGCGCCGTCAAGGTGCTGTACGTGGGCGAcgggcccgggggcggcggcggcggcggggagggcggcggggccggcggcggcggcggggccccggAGCCGGACAAGGAGGCCCGCAGCAGCTTCAACCCCGACGCCCAGGTGTTCGTGCCCATCGGCAGCCAGAGCCGCTCCCTGACCAGCTCCCCGTCGCCGCCCTTCGGCCGCTCCCCGAGCCCCACCTTCCTGCCCCGCgcctcccagcccctcaccttcaCCACCGCCTCCTTCGCCGCCACCAAGTTCGGCTCCACCAAGATGAAgaagggcggggccgggggcggggcctccgccggagggggcggggtcg ccccgcgcgccgccgccgccgccgcctccgcggcGCGCTCGCCCCCCGCCAGCCCGCCCAAGCCCCAGGGCCTCGCCCTGTCGGTGCACCCGCTGAGCCTCCTCGCGGCCGGCGCCGCCCCGCAGTCCCAGCTCTCGCCCAACGCCAAGGAGTTCGTCTacagcggcggccgcggcggctccTCCTCGCCCGGCCTCCTCTTCGACGGGGCGGCCGGCGGCACCGGCACCGGCGGCGGCTTCGACGTGGCCCAGGTGctcggaggcggcggcggcggcggcggcaacgCCAACAGCCTCTTCCTGGAGAAGACGCCCTTCGTGGAAGGCCTCAGCTACAACCTGAACAGCATGCAGTACCCCAGCCAGCCATTCCAGCCCGTGGTGCTGGCCAACTGA